One window from the genome of Microbacterium sulfonylureivorans encodes:
- a CDS encoding O-methyltransferase, which yields MGEQNANQRFAAEATIEPEHIARARAHALELGAAPISPPVGAQCAVIAAASQALNIVEIGTGAGVSGLWLLRGSPRATLTTIDKEPEHLGAARQAFAEAKIPAARARFITGRAAEVLPRMNEASYDIVLVDADPEGVIEYVEHGLRLVRAGGTVLVPRVLAGGAVADPVRRDAVTTAYRSLIQETQASPAVIGALSIVGEGLLQLTTVPSD from the coding sequence ATGGGAGAGCAGAACGCGAATCAGCGGTTCGCCGCTGAGGCGACGATCGAGCCCGAGCACATCGCGCGGGCCCGCGCCCACGCGCTCGAGCTCGGTGCGGCGCCGATCAGTCCGCCCGTCGGCGCGCAGTGCGCGGTGATCGCCGCGGCATCCCAGGCTCTGAACATCGTCGAGATCGGAACCGGCGCCGGGGTGTCCGGGCTGTGGCTCCTGCGCGGATCGCCGCGCGCGACGCTGACGACCATCGACAAGGAACCCGAGCACCTCGGCGCCGCCCGCCAGGCGTTCGCAGAGGCCAAGATCCCCGCCGCCCGTGCCCGCTTCATCACGGGCCGCGCCGCCGAGGTGCTCCCCCGTATGAACGAGGCCTCCTACGACATCGTGCTGGTCGACGCCGATCCAGAGGGTGTCATCGAGTACGTCGAGCACGGCCTGCGCCTCGTGCGCGCCGGGGGAACCGTTCTCGTCCCGCGCGTCCTGGCCGGAGGCGCGGTCGCCGATCCCGTGCGCCGCGATGCCGTCACCACGGCTTACCGTTCGCTGATCCAGGAGACCCAGGCCTCCCCCGCCGTCATCGGCGCGCTGTCGATCGTGGGCGAAGGCCTGCTCCAGCTCACCACCGTCCCATCGGACTGA
- a CDS encoding DUF1003 domain-containing protein has protein sequence MARQTSKVALDAPRGRSGVLQRTPQPSKDRFGRFSEAFARGMGTSGFLIGMTIFVLLWLSWNIWMPPALQFDPAATNFTLLTLILSLQASYAAPLILLAQNRQDDRDRVQIEQDRQRAERNLADTEYLAREVVALRMAVTDFSDEVVTRDVLRAELRSLLDKLELRSDAEDGAAK, from the coding sequence ATGGCCCGGCAGACCAGCAAGGTGGCCCTCGACGCGCCCCGCGGCCGCTCGGGCGTGCTCCAGCGCACGCCTCAGCCGTCGAAGGATCGTTTCGGCCGCTTCTCAGAGGCGTTCGCGCGCGGGATGGGCACCTCCGGGTTCCTCATCGGGATGACGATCTTCGTCCTCCTGTGGCTGAGCTGGAACATCTGGATGCCGCCGGCGCTGCAGTTCGACCCGGCGGCGACGAACTTCACCCTGCTCACGCTGATCCTGTCGCTGCAGGCCTCGTACGCCGCGCCGCTCATCCTCCTCGCCCAGAACCGCCAGGACGACCGGGACCGCGTGCAGATCGAACAGGACCGCCAGCGCGCCGAGCGCAACCTCGCCGACACCGAGTACCTCGCGCGCGAAGTGGTGGCGCTCCGCATGGCCGTGACCGACTTCTCGGACGAGGTCGTCACGCGCGACGTGCTCCGCGCCGAACTGCGCTCGCTCCTCGACAAGCTCGAGCTCCGCAGCGACGCCGAGGACGGCGCCGCGAAATGA
- a CDS encoding magnesium transporter MgtE N-terminal domain-containing protein: protein MSTQRVFVARLSGCSVFDPAGDRLGKVRDVVVIYRKDDPPRVIGLVIEIPGRRHVFVSIGRVTSIAMGQVITTGLINVRRFQQRGGEVRVMAELLGRKVYLNDGSGTAVIEDVAIERNRLGEWDVGQVFLRRPRTSASPFAKGPTTFAAWQEIREQQNPGEAQSAEQLVATYSDLKPADLANTLLDLPEDRLIEVAEELPDDRLADALEEMPEEEQVHILEALGDERAADILDAMEPDDAADLLGQLPEERSEELLDLMEPEEAEDVRALLKYRPDTAGGLMTSEPIVLSADATVAEALALIRRHELHPALAAAVFVTLPPYETPTGRLLGTVHFQRMLRYPPHERLGAIIDDTLDPLPASATAPEVARLLASYNLVSVPVVDQAHRLVGAVSVDDVLDYLLPDDWRSHGEEIPAPTVPTTTASIPRRS from the coding sequence GTGAGCACGCAGAGGGTATTCGTCGCGCGCCTGTCCGGGTGCTCCGTCTTCGACCCCGCGGGCGACAGGCTCGGCAAGGTCCGCGACGTCGTCGTCATCTACCGCAAGGACGATCCACCGCGCGTGATCGGCCTCGTGATCGAGATCCCGGGCCGACGCCACGTGTTCGTCTCGATCGGACGCGTGACCTCGATCGCGATGGGACAGGTCATCACGACCGGCCTCATCAACGTGCGTCGCTTCCAGCAGCGCGGCGGCGAGGTCCGCGTCATGGCGGAGCTGCTCGGACGCAAGGTCTACCTGAACGACGGATCCGGCACCGCCGTGATCGAAGACGTCGCGATCGAGCGCAACCGACTCGGAGAATGGGACGTCGGCCAGGTCTTCCTGCGCCGGCCGCGCACGAGCGCATCCCCGTTCGCCAAGGGCCCTACGACTTTCGCGGCCTGGCAGGAGATCAGAGAGCAGCAGAACCCCGGCGAGGCCCAGTCCGCCGAGCAGCTCGTCGCGACGTATTCCGACCTGAAGCCGGCCGATCTCGCCAACACTCTGCTCGATCTCCCCGAGGACCGGCTCATCGAGGTCGCCGAAGAGCTTCCCGACGATCGTCTCGCCGACGCGCTCGAGGAGATGCCCGAAGAGGAGCAGGTCCACATCCTCGAGGCTCTCGGCGACGAGCGCGCCGCCGACATCCTCGACGCGATGGAGCCCGACGACGCGGCAGACCTCCTCGGACAGCTCCCCGAGGAGCGTTCCGAGGAGCTCCTCGATCTGATGGAGCCCGAGGAGGCGGAAGACGTCCGCGCCCTGCTGAAATACCGCCCCGACACTGCGGGCGGGCTCATGACGAGCGAGCCCATCGTGCTCTCCGCCGACGCGACGGTCGCCGAGGCTCTGGCGCTCATCCGCCGGCACGAGCTCCACCCCGCCCTCGCGGCGGCCGTGTTCGTCACCCTCCCGCCCTACGAGACGCCGACGGGCCGACTGCTCGGCACGGTGCACTTCCAGCGGATGCTCCGCTATCCCCCGCACGAGCGCCTGGGTGCGATCATCGACGACACGCTCGACCCCCTGCCGGCGTCCGCCACCGCGCCAGAGGTGGCGCGGCTTCTGGCCAGCTACAACCTCGTGTCGGTGCCGGTCGTCGACCAGGCGCACCGGCTCGTCGGCGCGGTGAGCGTCGACGACGTCCTCGACTATCTCCTGCCCGACGACTGGCGCTCCCACGGTGAGGAGATCCCGGCCCCGACGGTGCCGACCACGACCGCGAGCATTCCGAGGAGGTCGTGA
- a CDS encoding gamma-glutamyltransferase family protein, translating to MAYTPPPSFTTRPTLSGTFGMSASTHWLATATAQSVLERGGNAFDASVAAAFVLHVVEPHLNGPGGDLVGIFQAADASSPTVLMGQGPAPAAATAEHYLAEGLELVPGSGALAAAVPGAVDAWLLLLRDHGTWELGDVLGYAIGYARDGHPIVRQAAATIARVAQLFTEDWTTSRDLWMPGGAPPAPGDVVRNPAYAAVLDALVHASCTVRDDGPVGRAARIDAARREWKSGRIAQEAAAFAALPHRHSTGGVHAGVITEEDFAAFDAGYEAAVTREFRGRTVAKAGAWTQGPALLQTLALLEPLADDLLDPSQEAGAHTILEAQKLALADRDAWFGDADVDLDALLSDDYLDRRRALIGEEASAEFRPGDLPGRATFRPPLRTGVGRVSASSGEPTVARNGETRGDTCHLDVVDRWGNIVSATPSGGWLQSSPAIPSLGFCLGTRLQMTWLEPGHPSSLVPGLRPRTTLTPTLVLRDGAPEFAIGSPGGDQQDQWQLLVLLRMVVGGYSPQEAIDAPSLHTTAMPESFWPRTWTPAGAVVEDRLGDDVIDRLERRGHVVTRAGDWALGRVSAVGRDAATGVVWAAANPRGMQGYAAGR from the coding sequence GTGGCCTACACACCGCCGCCGTCGTTCACGACGCGCCCGACCCTGTCGGGCACCTTCGGCATGTCGGCGTCGACCCACTGGCTGGCGACCGCCACGGCGCAGTCCGTGCTCGAGCGCGGCGGGAACGCCTTCGACGCCTCGGTCGCGGCGGCCTTCGTCCTCCACGTGGTCGAGCCGCACCTGAACGGTCCGGGCGGCGATCTCGTGGGCATCTTCCAGGCGGCGGATGCCTCGTCCCCGACAGTCCTCATGGGCCAGGGACCGGCCCCGGCGGCGGCGACCGCCGAGCACTACCTCGCCGAGGGGCTCGAGCTCGTCCCGGGCTCCGGCGCGCTCGCCGCGGCGGTGCCCGGCGCCGTAGACGCCTGGCTCCTGCTCCTGCGCGACCACGGCACGTGGGAGCTCGGCGACGTCCTGGGATATGCGATCGGCTACGCCCGCGACGGGCACCCGATCGTCCGGCAGGCCGCGGCGACCATCGCACGCGTCGCGCAGCTCTTCACGGAGGACTGGACGACGTCGCGTGATCTGTGGATGCCCGGCGGGGCGCCGCCGGCACCTGGAGACGTGGTGCGCAACCCGGCGTACGCCGCCGTGCTCGACGCGCTCGTGCACGCGTCGTGCACGGTTCGCGACGACGGTCCCGTCGGCCGAGCCGCCCGGATCGATGCGGCGCGACGCGAGTGGAAGTCGGGGCGGATCGCGCAGGAGGCTGCGGCGTTCGCCGCTCTCCCCCACCGGCACTCGACCGGTGGAGTGCACGCCGGCGTGATCACCGAAGAGGACTTCGCCGCGTTCGACGCCGGGTACGAGGCTGCAGTCACGCGGGAGTTCCGCGGTCGCACGGTCGCCAAAGCCGGCGCATGGACGCAGGGGCCCGCCCTGCTGCAGACCCTCGCGCTGCTCGAGCCGTTGGCCGACGATCTGCTCGACCCGTCGCAGGAGGCCGGCGCGCACACGATCCTCGAGGCCCAGAAGCTCGCCCTCGCCGATCGCGATGCCTGGTTCGGCGACGCCGATGTCGACCTCGATGCGCTCCTGTCGGACGACTACCTCGATCGGCGTCGCGCGCTGATCGGCGAGGAGGCGTCGGCCGAGTTCCGGCCCGGCGACCTGCCCGGCAGGGCGACGTTCCGCCCGCCCCTGCGCACCGGTGTCGGTCGCGTCTCCGCGTCGAGCGGCGAGCCGACGGTCGCACGCAACGGCGAGACGCGGGGAGACACCTGTCACCTCGACGTCGTCGACCGCTGGGGGAACATCGTCTCCGCGACTCCTTCGGGTGGGTGGCTGCAGTCGTCCCCGGCGATCCCGTCGCTGGGCTTCTGCCTCGGCACTCGCCTGCAGATGACGTGGCTCGAGCCGGGGCATCCGTCCTCCCTCGTCCCGGGTCTCCGCCCGCGCACCACGCTCACGCCGACGCTGGTGCTGCGCGACGGCGCACCCGAGTTCGCGATCGGCTCCCCCGGCGGAGATCAGCAGGACCAGTGGCAGCTGCTCGTCCTGCTCCGCATGGTGGTCGGCGGCTACTCGCCGCAGGAGGCCATCGACGCGCCGTCGCTGCACACGACGGCGATGCCCGAGTCGTTCTGGCCGCGCACGTGGACGCCCGCCGGCGCCGTGGTCGAGGACCGCCTCGGCGACGACGTCATCGATCGACTCGAGCGGCGCGGCCACGTCGTCACGCGCGCGGGGGACTGGGCGCTCGGCCGCGTCTCGGCGGTCGGCCGGGATGCCGCCACCGGCGTGGTCTGGGCGGCGGCCAACCCCCGCGGGATGCAGGGCTACGCCGCCGGGCGCTGA
- a CDS encoding DUF3117 domain-containing protein, producing MAAMKPRTGDGPMEAVKEGRLIIVRVPLEGGGRLVVSVNDAEAKELYDVLGGVVSPA from the coding sequence ATGGCAGCCATGAAGCCGAGAACCGGAGACGGGCCGATGGAGGCCGTGAAGGAGGGCCGCCTCATCATCGTGCGGGTGCCGCTCGAGGGTGGCGGTCGTCTCGTCGTCTCCGTCAACGACGCTGAGGCCAAGGAGCTCTACGACGTTCTGGGTGGAGTCGTCAGCCCCGCCTGA
- a CDS encoding alpha/beta family hydrolase: MSAVETDLRVVVGLPSSTVEVSASLGRPDDAWALLAIAHGAGAGYRHPFFSGFVRALHAEGVATLRFNFPYLEAGRRMPGPAAHAVTTWEAVQAAAVAREPALPFWASGKSYGGRMASMAAAEGRIAPSGLVYLGYPLHPPGDPAKARVAHLPAVVPPQLFVEGSNDPFVQPLAQLEEAVASCRDAEILWIDGGGHSFEVKGRKRPAEEIGAELAPLVAAWMRRRS; encoded by the coding sequence ATGTCGGCGGTCGAGACCGACCTGCGCGTCGTCGTCGGACTGCCGAGCTCCACGGTCGAGGTCTCCGCCTCGCTCGGCCGGCCCGACGACGCGTGGGCACTGCTCGCGATCGCGCACGGCGCAGGCGCGGGGTACCGCCATCCGTTCTTCTCGGGGTTCGTGCGCGCCCTCCACGCCGAAGGCGTTGCGACGCTGCGATTCAACTTCCCCTACCTCGAAGCTGGACGACGGATGCCCGGCCCCGCGGCGCACGCCGTCACGACGTGGGAGGCGGTCCAGGCCGCCGCCGTCGCGCGCGAGCCCGCCCTGCCGTTCTGGGCGTCGGGAAAGTCCTACGGCGGACGCATGGCGTCGATGGCGGCCGCCGAGGGCCGCATCGCACCGAGCGGGCTCGTCTACCTGGGCTATCCGCTCCACCCTCCCGGCGATCCGGCGAAGGCACGCGTCGCCCACCTGCCTGCCGTCGTGCCGCCGCAGCTGTTCGTCGAGGGGAGCAACGACCCGTTCGTCCAGCCGCTCGCGCAGCTCGAAGAAGCCGTCGCCTCGTGCCGGGACGCCGAGATCCTGTGGATCGACGGCGGAGGACACTCGTTCGAGGTGAAGGGCCGCAAGCGCCCCGCCGAAGAGATCGGCGCCGAGCTGGCTCCGCTCGTCGCCGCCTGGATGCGCCGTCGGTCGTAG
- the dapE gene encoding succinyl-diaminopimelate desuccinylase: protein MPALDLSATSADLTRTICDIPSVSGDETMLADLIFEAVSALPHLEVYREGDTIVARTSHGRAQRVAIAGHIDTVPINANVPTRDVEIDGESHIWGRGTVDMKAGVAVQLKLAAELTDPRVDITWMWYDHEEVDADLNGLTRLARNRPDLFEADFAILGEPSNGEVEGGCNGNLRAIVRTQGVRSHSARAWVGENAIHKAAPVLARLAEYRPRDIPVEGLVYREGLNAVRIGGGVAGNVIPDLCEIEVNYRFAPSRDAAEAAQHVRDVFSGFDVEVVDLAVGARPGLDAPLAREFVAAVGAEPRPKYGWTDVARFSALGVPAVNYGPGDPHLAHHDEERVPVAQIEAVERGLRAWLTGS, encoded by the coding sequence ATGCCGGCGCTCGATCTCTCCGCGACCTCTGCCGACCTCACCCGCACGATCTGCGACATCCCGAGCGTCTCGGGTGACGAGACGATGCTGGCCGACTTGATCTTCGAGGCGGTGTCGGCGCTTCCGCACCTCGAGGTGTACCGGGAGGGCGACACCATCGTCGCCCGCACGTCGCACGGGCGCGCACAGCGGGTCGCCATCGCGGGCCATATCGACACGGTGCCGATCAACGCGAACGTGCCCACACGCGACGTCGAGATCGACGGTGAATCGCACATCTGGGGCCGTGGCACCGTCGACATGAAGGCAGGCGTGGCCGTGCAGCTGAAGCTCGCCGCGGAGCTCACCGATCCCCGCGTGGACATCACCTGGATGTGGTACGACCACGAGGAGGTCGACGCCGACCTCAACGGTCTGACCAGGCTCGCGCGCAATCGCCCCGACCTCTTCGAGGCGGACTTCGCCATTCTCGGTGAGCCCTCCAACGGCGAGGTCGAAGGAGGCTGCAACGGCAACCTCCGCGCCATCGTGCGCACCCAGGGCGTCCGCTCGCACAGTGCGCGCGCGTGGGTCGGAGAGAACGCGATCCACAAGGCGGCTCCCGTGCTTGCCCGACTCGCCGAATACCGCCCGCGCGACATCCCGGTGGAGGGTCTCGTGTACCGCGAGGGTCTCAATGCGGTCCGCATCGGCGGCGGCGTCGCCGGTAACGTCATCCCCGACCTCTGCGAGATCGAGGTGAACTATCGCTTCGCTCCGAGCCGGGACGCGGCCGAGGCCGCGCAGCACGTGCGAGATGTGTTCTCCGGCTTCGACGTGGAGGTCGTCGATCTGGCCGTCGGCGCCCGCCCCGGGCTCGATGCTCCGCTCGCCCGTGAGTTCGTCGCGGCCGTCGGAGCCGAGCCTCGCCCGAAGTACGGGTGGACCGACGTGGCGCGCTTCAGCGCACTCGGCGTACCAGCAGTGAACTACGGCCCGGGCGACCCTCACCTGGCGCACCACGACGAGGAGCGCGTTCCCGTCGCCCAGATCGAGGCGGTCGAGCGAGGCCTGCGCGCGTGGCTGACGGGGAGCTGA
- a CDS encoding Sec-independent protein translocase TatB produces the protein MFFGLTIEKLLLIGVIAAVIIGPERLPRYAEALARFTRQARDWISNARTRVADEMGEDFNDVDWRTLDPRQYDPRRIIREALLDDAPVPTVRAAQAGAAVASTGTPPPPPVRSPFRGGDEAPPFDSEAT, from the coding sequence ATGTTCTTCGGGCTCACGATTGAGAAACTGCTGCTGATCGGTGTGATCGCCGCGGTCATCATCGGCCCCGAGCGCCTGCCGCGCTACGCGGAAGCCCTCGCGCGCTTCACGCGCCAGGCGCGTGACTGGATCTCGAACGCCCGCACGCGGGTCGCGGACGAGATGGGCGAGGACTTCAACGACGTCGACTGGCGCACGCTCGATCCCCGGCAGTACGACCCGCGTCGGATCATCCGCGAGGCCCTGCTCGACGACGCGCCGGTGCCCACGGTGCGGGCTGCGCAGGCGGGTGCGGCCGTCGCGTCCACCGGCACGCCTCCGCCGCCGCCGGTGCGGTCGCCGTTCCGCGGCGGCGACGAGGCCCCGCCGTTCGACTCCGAAGCGACCTGA
- a CDS encoding Mrp/NBP35 family ATP-binding protein, producing MSDATADAVRRAVDAVLDPELRRPIGELDMVRGVTVTAGLAEVGIALTIVGCPAADRITNDVRSAAASVPGVSDVSLDVGVMSPQERHALTERLRGGRAVREMPFGPGTLTRVIAVTSGKGGVGKSTVTANLATALAARGLSVGLVDADVHGFSIPALLGLVDENGAVPQPTRIDDLMLPPVAYGVKVISIGMFLRRSGGEAPVGAVAWRGPMLHRTVQQFLTDVYFGDLDVLLLDMPPGTGDVAISVGQLLPNADVLVVTTPQAAASDIAIRSGLVARQTGQRVIGVVENMAALTLPDGSTLEVFGAGGGASVASALSAEGAEVPLVASIPLSPALRTDADAGIPAVVAHPDDPASRAIEQVAAAIVAEPRGLVGRSLPLRPR from the coding sequence ATGAGCGACGCGACCGCGGACGCTGTCCGCCGCGCCGTCGACGCCGTCCTCGACCCCGAGCTGCGGCGACCCATTGGCGAACTCGACATGGTGCGCGGCGTCACGGTGACCGCGGGGCTCGCCGAGGTCGGCATCGCGCTCACGATCGTGGGGTGTCCGGCGGCAGACCGCATCACGAACGACGTGCGCTCGGCCGCGGCATCCGTACCCGGTGTCTCCGATGTCTCCCTCGACGTCGGCGTCATGTCACCGCAGGAACGCCACGCGCTCACCGAGCGGCTTCGCGGCGGTCGTGCGGTGCGCGAGATGCCGTTCGGCCCCGGCACGCTCACGCGGGTGATCGCGGTCACCAGCGGCAAGGGCGGCGTCGGCAAATCGACCGTCACCGCCAACCTCGCGACCGCACTCGCGGCACGCGGTCTGTCGGTGGGGCTGGTCGATGCCGACGTGCACGGCTTCTCCATCCCGGCGCTGCTCGGGCTGGTGGACGAGAACGGGGCCGTTCCGCAGCCCACGCGGATCGACGACCTCATGCTGCCGCCGGTCGCCTACGGCGTGAAGGTCATCTCGATCGGCATGTTCCTGCGACGCAGCGGCGGAGAGGCACCCGTCGGCGCCGTCGCCTGGCGCGGACCGATGCTCCACCGGACGGTGCAGCAGTTCCTGACCGACGTCTACTTCGGCGACCTCGACGTGCTGCTGCTCGACATGCCGCCCGGCACCGGCGACGTCGCGATCTCGGTCGGCCAGCTCCTCCCGAACGCCGACGTGCTCGTCGTCACGACCCCGCAAGCGGCCGCGTCCGACATCGCGATCCGCAGCGGACTCGTCGCCCGCCAGACCGGCCAGCGCGTGATCGGCGTCGTCGAGAACATGGCTGCGCTCACCCTTCCCGACGGCTCGACGCTCGAGGTGTTCGGCGCGGGCGGCGGGGCCTCCGTCGCCTCAGCGCTCAGCGCCGAGGGAGCCGAGGTGCCGCTCGTGGCGTCGATCCCGCTGAGTCCGGCGCTTCGCACGGACGCGGATGCCGGCATCCCGGCCGTCGTCGCTCACCCCGACGACCCGGCGTCGCGGGCGATCGAGCAGGTCGCGGCAGCGATCGTCGCCGAACCGCGCGGTCTCGTCGGGCGCTCGCTGCCGCTTCGGCCCCGGTGA
- a CDS encoding general stress protein, whose protein sequence is MSMIGGRFPQGADEVGQTIASFPTYDAAQKAVSSLIAAEVPARDIAIVGQGLRSVERVTGRLGYASAARSGAINGVLLGLLFSAILVIGSPSVPIQAFVGVLFVGIAIGMLLSIVTYSFVRRRRDYASVMQVVADHYEVTVTAASIHRARQVLGPQTVDEPMSASRPGTPREEAPEPPRYGERVAPAEEEEATGSGADATPEVDATTAAGAPVEPAAPEPAAPEPAAPEQTER, encoded by the coding sequence ATGAGCATGATCGGAGGCCGGTTCCCGCAGGGCGCCGACGAGGTCGGTCAGACCATCGCCAGCTTCCCCACCTACGACGCCGCACAGAAGGCCGTCTCGTCCCTCATCGCCGCCGAGGTCCCGGCTCGCGACATCGCGATCGTGGGTCAGGGGCTGCGCTCGGTCGAGCGGGTGACCGGCCGTCTGGGCTACGCATCGGCCGCCAGATCCGGTGCGATCAACGGTGTCCTTCTGGGACTGCTGTTCTCGGCGATCCTCGTGATCGGGTCGCCGTCCGTGCCGATCCAGGCGTTCGTCGGCGTGCTCTTCGTCGGAATCGCCATCGGCATGCTGCTGAGCATCGTCACCTACTCGTTCGTGCGGCGCCGTCGCGACTACGCCTCGGTCATGCAGGTCGTCGCCGATCATTACGAGGTGACCGTGACGGCCGCCAGCATCCACCGCGCCCGGCAGGTTCTGGGCCCCCAGACCGTCGATGAGCCCATGAGTGCGTCGCGCCCAGGGACTCCCCGCGAAGAGGCCCCCGAACCGCCCCGCTACGGCGAGCGCGTCGCACCCGCCGAGGAAGAGGAGGCGACCGGGAGCGGCGCCGACGCCACGCCCGAAGTCGACGCCACGACGGCGGCCGGCGCCCCGGTCGAGCCGGCCGCGCCTGAGCCGGCCGCGCCTGAGCCGGCCGCGCCCGAGCAGACCGAACGCTGA